The proteins below are encoded in one region of Paenibacillus sp. YYML68:
- the tnpB gene encoding IS66 family insertion sequence element accessory protein TnpB (TnpB, as the term is used for proteins encoded by IS66 family insertion elements, is considered an accessory protein, since TnpC, encoded by a neighboring gene, is a DDE family transposase.), with protein sequence MLTVPSSIPVYLASGSTDLRKSIDGLAALVQEVYALNPFSSSLFVFCNRQRDKLKILYWDVNGFWLFYRRLERGTFQWPTDDSHATIALTRRELNWLLDGLSIEQQQAHPVVSVQAVV encoded by the coding sequence ATGTTGACCGTTCCGAGTAGCATTCCCGTGTATTTAGCAAGCGGCAGTACGGACCTACGCAAGTCGATCGATGGCCTGGCCGCTCTGGTGCAGGAGGTGTATGCACTCAACCCCTTCTCGAGTAGCTTGTTCGTGTTCTGCAATCGACAGCGAGACAAGCTCAAGATTCTGTATTGGGATGTAAATGGCTTCTGGCTGTTCTACCGCCGCCTGGAACGCGGCACCTTCCAGTGGCCGACTGACGACAGCCATGCGACCATCGCGCTGACTCGTCGCGAATTGAACTGGTTACTGGATGGACTGTCGATCGAGCAGCAGCAAGCGCATCCTGTGGTTTCCGTTCAAGCGGTGGTGTAG
- the tnpA gene encoding IS66 family insertion sequence element accessory protein TnpA — protein sequence MTKKELRRQEWIARVSDYEASGQTMKAWCAEQGVTKDQLRYWLRTLNERTSGKSSGNTSNSFIPLTLSDSSNPTSSCIIVHAGAARLEVRSGFDAKLLHDVVSALTVSC from the coding sequence ATGACGAAGAAAGAGCTGAGAAGACAAGAATGGATCGCTCGTGTCTCGGACTATGAAGCGAGCGGACAGACCATGAAAGCATGGTGCGCCGAACAAGGCGTGACCAAGGACCAATTGCGTTATTGGCTTCGTACACTTAACGAACGTACTTCTGGTAAATCCTCTGGCAACACCAGTAATTCCTTCATTCCACTGACCCTATCGGATTCGAGTAATCCAACATCCTCCTGCATCATCGTTCATGCGGGTGCCGCTCGTCTTGAAGTACGATCAGGCTTCGATGCCAAGCTTCTTCATGACGTCGTCAGCGCTCTAACGGTCTCATGCTGA
- the tnpB gene encoding IS66 family insertion sequence element accessory protein TnpB (TnpB, as the term is used for proteins encoded by IS66 family insertion elements, is considered an accessory protein, since TnpC, encoded by a neighboring gene, is a DDE family transposase.), translating into MLSISSAHQVYLAAGATDLRKSIDGLAAIVQECFGLNPFSKCLFVFCNRERNKLKLLYWDHNGFWLFYRRLERGTFQWPSSTERTVAISARELRWLLDGLALTQRQAHRAVTADNAW; encoded by the coding sequence ATGCTGAGCATCTCGAGTGCGCATCAGGTCTATCTGGCCGCTGGAGCAACGGATCTTCGAAAATCGATTGACGGACTGGCGGCAATCGTTCAAGAATGCTTTGGCCTGAATCCCTTCTCCAAGTGCCTCTTCGTCTTCTGCAATCGAGAGCGCAACAAGCTCAAACTGCTGTACTGGGACCATAACGGCTTCTGGCTATTTTATCGCCGGTTAGAGCGCGGCACCTTCCAATGGCCGAGCAGCACGGAACGTACGGTTGCGATCTCGGCACGCGAGCTACGCTGGCTGCTGGATGGACTGGCGCTCACACAGCGGCAGGCACACCGGGCCGTTACAGCAGACAACGCCTGGTAA
- the tnpC gene encoding IS66 family transposase has product MTNISVMDKRPDSPTLEELQQQNKKLEEQNVELSAKLKWYEEQFRLAQQKRFGSSSEKTHPDQLELNLFNEAEMLATPAGEEPPMEKVTYERRKSSGKREEDLSNLPVETIVYTLEEGQQLCACCGGSLHEMTTETRSEIAIVPPQVKVMRHVRQVYSCRHCERHELQTPIVTAPMPKPVYPGSLASPSILSHVMCQKYVDSLPLYRQEQAFARLGYSLSRQTMANWMIYGAEKWLMPMYEAMKRYLLSQDALHADETTLQVLREPGKSAESTSYLWLYRTGRGIPPVVLYDYQRTRGGEHPRNFLAGFTGYLHVDGYAGYHKVAKVKLVGCWAHARRKFDEALKGAPPETGTLGSVAGQGLAYCNQLFAIERELAEASPEERHEERQKRSAPVLEAYKAWLKQQRSRTLPKSLTGQAIAYSLNQWEKLTAFMENGRLEIDNNRSERSIKPFVIGRKNWLFANTPRGAKASAVIYSMIETAKENGLHPYNYLKYLFEQLPQLPDPLDEPALDSFMPWSGSLPAECRMNKK; this is encoded by the coding sequence CTGACGAATATATCCGTTATGGATAAGCGACCGGATTCCCCAACTCTCGAAGAACTCCAACAACAAAATAAGAAGCTGGAAGAACAGAACGTAGAACTATCGGCCAAGCTCAAATGGTACGAGGAGCAATTCCGTCTGGCTCAGCAGAAACGTTTCGGCTCTTCCAGCGAGAAGACGCATCCGGATCAACTCGAGCTGAACCTGTTCAACGAAGCGGAAATGCTGGCAACACCAGCTGGTGAAGAACCGCCAATGGAGAAGGTGACGTATGAGCGCCGGAAGTCTTCCGGCAAGCGTGAGGAAGATCTGTCCAACCTGCCCGTGGAGACTATTGTCTATACACTGGAAGAAGGTCAGCAGCTCTGCGCATGCTGCGGCGGTTCGCTGCACGAGATGACGACCGAGACGCGCAGCGAGATTGCCATTGTACCGCCACAGGTCAAGGTGATGCGTCATGTGCGTCAGGTCTACTCCTGCCGTCACTGTGAGCGCCATGAGCTGCAGACGCCAATCGTCACCGCGCCCATGCCGAAGCCGGTCTATCCCGGCAGCTTGGCTTCGCCGTCCATCCTATCTCATGTCATGTGTCAGAAGTACGTGGACAGTTTGCCGCTGTATCGACAGGAGCAAGCTTTTGCCCGGCTGGGCTATTCGCTCTCCCGGCAGACGATGGCGAACTGGATGATCTACGGAGCTGAGAAGTGGCTCATGCCGATGTATGAAGCGATGAAGCGTTATCTGCTTAGTCAGGATGCGCTGCATGCGGATGAAACGACCCTTCAGGTGCTGCGGGAGCCGGGCAAATCGGCAGAATCCACCTCGTATCTGTGGCTGTATCGCACAGGCCGCGGGATACCGCCGGTTGTGCTGTATGACTACCAGCGGACGCGGGGCGGCGAGCATCCTCGGAATTTCCTGGCTGGATTTACAGGCTATCTGCATGTGGACGGCTACGCCGGATACCACAAGGTCGCGAAGGTCAAGCTCGTCGGCTGCTGGGCGCATGCGCGTCGCAAGTTCGATGAAGCATTGAAGGGAGCTCCCCCAGAGACGGGAACGCTCGGCAGTGTCGCGGGACAAGGATTGGCTTATTGCAATCAGTTGTTTGCAATCGAGCGCGAGCTTGCGGAGGCTTCACCGGAAGAGCGGCATGAAGAGCGGCAGAAGCGCAGTGCTCCCGTATTGGAAGCCTACAAAGCTTGGCTCAAGCAACAGCGTTCTCGGACATTGCCGAAGAGCTTGACCGGTCAGGCGATTGCCTACAGCTTGAACCAGTGGGAGAAGTTGACGGCCTTCATGGAAAATGGACGGCTGGAGATCGACAACAACCGAAGTGAACGCTCCATTAAACCGTTTGTGATCGGCCGGAAGAACTGGCTGTTCGCGAACACGCCGCGAGGAGCGAAGGCGAGCGCTGTCATCTATAGCATGATTGAGACAGCCAAGGAAAACGGACTGCATCCGTACAACTACTTGAAGTATCTATTCGAGCAGTTGCCTCAGTTGCCTGATCCGCTTGATGAACCAGCACTCGATTCATTCATGCCATGGTCGGGATCGCTCCCGGCTGAATGTCGTATGAATAAGAAGTAA
- the tnpA gene encoding IS66 family insertion sequence element accessory protein TnpA: MNRVERQQAWRTRIENYRASGQTMVAWSKANNHTIHELKYWLKQIEGPPKSKRSKSASTFIPVIVPPSPVRSNLPTGSLRIHVGAASM, from the coding sequence ATGAATCGAGTAGAGCGGCAACAGGCATGGAGAACTCGCATTGAGAACTATCGAGCGAGCGGTCAAACCATGGTAGCCTGGAGTAAAGCCAATAACCATACCATCCATGAGCTGAAGTACTGGCTCAAACAGATCGAAGGCCCCCCAAAATCCAAACGATCAAAGTCTGCATCAACCTTCATCCCCGTTATCGTGCCACCTTCTCCCGTGCGTAGCAATCTGCCAACGGGATCCCTACGGATTCATGTTGGAGCGGCTTCTATGTGA
- a CDS encoding metallophosphoesterase, which produces MKNFSLLHISDLHRTQDYVSNEVLITSIEHVLDSYNGNDWRPSLIIVSGDLVQGSKSSDEAKVVEELDKQYQEAGELLDELTRIYLGGDRNKVVMIPGNHDVSFYHSRMSMKKEEPAAGQDPIHYKKWLLKQMGVQRSRIRWSWQDFEFYHIVDESMYERRFEAFCRFYENFYRGERRYTLAPGDQFDCYDFEDLNLVVIGYNSCHDNDHCNYSGAIHPDALAKAERLLKGDKYRDRLRIAVWHHHTSGNPQKSDYMDNRTLQHLMRANFHVGMHGHAHITGVAYEPSRIQSDQQMIVISAGSLCAGGEELPTGELRSFNVVQFDNESRKAIVDIYRDSMQGLAAFPTWIKHQQVVMNYYYPAETLTQSKQKETLHIHTKEMPSQDERILQLVEAEQMIMESQYDKALVIVGSLEKKDPYVRRLLMQCYQGLHMHNEIIELFTQPEPEGAEEIISLIRAAQASGRTDLLKEILQMEAIQECDDHFVKQIVQKYRRFGAI; this is translated from the coding sequence ATGAAAAACTTTTCGCTGTTACATATCTCAGACCTTCATAGAACACAAGATTACGTATCAAATGAAGTGCTCATTACATCCATTGAACATGTCTTGGATTCATACAATGGCAATGACTGGCGGCCTTCATTGATTATTGTGAGTGGAGATTTGGTTCAGGGTAGTAAATCTTCAGACGAGGCTAAAGTGGTTGAAGAGTTAGACAAGCAATATCAAGAAGCCGGGGAATTACTTGATGAACTAACTCGGATTTATCTGGGCGGCGATCGAAACAAGGTTGTTATGATTCCAGGGAATCATGATGTAAGCTTTTATCACTCAAGAATGAGCATGAAGAAGGAAGAACCAGCAGCTGGTCAGGATCCTATTCATTATAAAAAGTGGTTACTAAAGCAAATGGGGGTACAACGAAGTCGAATTCGCTGGTCATGGCAGGACTTTGAGTTTTATCATATTGTTGACGAAAGCATGTATGAAAGAAGGTTCGAGGCGTTCTGCCGGTTCTATGAAAATTTCTATAGAGGTGAAAGGAGATATACGTTAGCTCCAGGGGATCAATTCGACTGTTACGATTTTGAAGATCTTAATCTGGTTGTGATAGGTTATAATAGTTGCCATGATAATGATCATTGTAATTATAGTGGTGCGATTCATCCTGATGCTTTAGCTAAGGCAGAGAGGTTGTTGAAGGGAGACAAATACCGAGATCGGCTGCGAATTGCAGTTTGGCATCACCATACTTCTGGAAATCCACAAAAGTCGGACTATATGGATAATCGGACTCTCCAACACCTAATGAGGGCTAATTTTCATGTGGGGATGCATGGTCATGCCCATATTACTGGGGTTGCTTATGAGCCTTCTAGAATACAATCCGATCAACAAATGATTGTCATAAGCGCGGGAAGTTTATGCGCCGGCGGAGAGGAACTGCCTACTGGTGAACTCAGATCCTTTAATGTTGTTCAATTCGATAATGAGTCCAGAAAGGCAATCGTGGATATCTACCGGGATAGCATGCAAGGTTTGGCAGCTTTCCCAACGTGGATCAAACATCAACAGGTTGTAATGAACTATTACTATCCAGCAGAGACACTAACTCAGTCGAAGCAGAAAGAAACTTTACATATTCATACGAAAGAGATGCCTAGTCAAGATGAACGAATTTTGCAACTGGTAGAGGCAGAGCAAATGATCATGGAAAGTCAATATGACAAAGCATTAGTTATAGTTGGATCATTGGAGAAGAAAGATCCATATGTCCGTAGGCTCTTAATGCAATGTTATCAGGGTTTACACATGCATAACGAGATTATCGAGCTTTTTACACAACCCGAGCCCGAGGGTGCGGAGGAAATTATTTCATTAATTAGAGCTGCTCAGGCTTCTGGAAGAACAGATTTACTCAAGGAAATTCTTCAAATGGAGGCAATACAAGAATGTGACGATCATTTTGTCAAACAAATTGTTCAGAAATATCGGAGGTTTGGGGCAATATGA
- a CDS encoding ATP-binding protein has product MNKLKFQVETKRIIEILSNDIYDSPYALLRENIQNAYDAILMRNAHDPDDFPLSEGQIDVLYNMEERRLEIIDNGIGMNEDVLKENFWKAGSSGKRTELASQAGVIGTFGIGAMANFGVADRLEVYTRPIGSLVTFFSAVDRDALSLTEECIDFSILEHEYPVGTRIIVHLDKSQQFDWNQATQYILPYIKYVQVRIMFRENNIGGLSYQKELLPADSKMESNAVFNYAHYQAKVSTSISGNGQVACHISDIFIHGQPVKGELVLKQGMGAIMGLRNYFGLAHIPLNSYYSLGGVANLILLHPTAGREALSRGSIAIVQDLVRLGEEAISIAIAETEYADLNTAFMSFIQAYNRYDLAKKIKIQVYPNDELVPLELIATAFEGHQLFYASASDKQLIDSFTTGNTSVCSLSNQSPRRQVQLKYLTQYLQIPSLPTEVQIQKIYKETELSSAEMSFVLQLAYYLRNDYQLTNVKVQFAELTHFVSVHVLHINGEVHIYLKRDSDIVKQVLAYRERDYASFPIFIKDFIRAYLYKRVSDYIPSSIKVGADAFYKMLQDQSDTFILEQKDIGAAETLLSDYLKGEESLSDVLDKMGKLGRSQTDSVTSSQVGSVETIIPDLVMSPMNVAAETHQAPAQGSNRVFPAMPPIYRRDTETDMKILTVNNAYPQLNDFNLFLSLSNRLGGLTDFFWSAHTTKILWASHRIVYIFTRTPDQTTLYYDIELKEPLTETNAGGDAFPSTTLITKSKIFIPIPTVIRSAFEVHDKKKEFFIRYDII; this is encoded by the coding sequence ATGAATAAATTAAAATTTCAAGTGGAAACGAAACGGATTATTGAGATTTTATCAAACGATATCTACGACTCTCCTTACGCACTGCTAAGGGAAAATATTCAAAATGCTTATGATGCTATCTTAATGAGGAACGCTCATGATCCAGATGACTTTCCCTTGTCAGAGGGGCAGATAGATGTTCTTTACAATATGGAGGAACGTCGACTAGAGATTATTGATAATGGTATTGGAATGAATGAGGATGTATTAAAGGAGAATTTCTGGAAGGCTGGTTCTAGTGGCAAAAGAACAGAATTGGCAAGCCAGGCAGGGGTCATAGGAACTTTTGGAATTGGGGCCATGGCAAACTTTGGGGTGGCAGATCGACTCGAGGTATATACAAGACCTATAGGATCCCTGGTTACTTTTTTTAGTGCTGTTGATAGGGACGCTTTATCCCTTACTGAAGAGTGTATCGATTTTTCCATCCTGGAACATGAGTATCCAGTTGGCACTAGAATCATTGTACATTTAGATAAATCACAACAATTCGACTGGAATCAAGCTACACAGTATATCTTACCGTACATTAAATATGTTCAGGTTCGTATCATGTTTCGTGAAAATAATATTGGTGGATTGTCTTATCAAAAGGAACTTCTTCCAGCCGATAGTAAAATGGAAAGCAATGCGGTTTTTAATTACGCACACTATCAAGCCAAAGTTTCCACTTCTATATCAGGAAATGGGCAAGTTGCGTGTCATATCTCAGACATTTTCATCCATGGGCAACCCGTTAAAGGGGAGTTAGTATTAAAACAAGGTATGGGTGCTATCATGGGGTTACGAAATTATTTTGGTCTTGCTCATATTCCTTTGAATTCATATTACTCGCTTGGTGGTGTTGCAAATCTAATTTTGTTACATCCAACAGCAGGAAGGGAAGCTTTAAGCAGAGGAAGTATAGCTATTGTTCAAGATCTAGTAAGACTTGGGGAAGAAGCAATATCAATAGCGATAGCTGAAACGGAGTACGCAGATCTAAATACTGCATTTATGTCTTTCATACAGGCATATAATCGGTATGATCTTGCAAAAAAGATTAAAATTCAAGTATACCCTAATGATGAATTAGTACCACTTGAGTTGATTGCTACAGCCTTCGAAGGACATCAATTATTTTATGCATCTGCTTCCGACAAGCAATTGATCGATTCCTTTACTACCGGCAATACTTCTGTGTGTAGTCTAAGTAATCAATCTCCGCGGCGACAAGTTCAGTTGAAGTATTTAACCCAGTATTTACAAATACCATCTTTGCCCACAGAGGTCCAAATCCAAAAGATATATAAAGAAACTGAGCTTTCGTCCGCTGAAATGAGCTTTGTTCTACAACTTGCTTATTATCTAAGGAATGATTATCAATTAACCAATGTAAAAGTCCAATTTGCAGAACTGACTCATTTTGTGTCTGTGCATGTATTACACATAAATGGGGAGGTGCATATTTACTTAAAACGTGATAGTGATATTGTAAAGCAAGTCCTAGCGTATAGAGAACGGGATTATGCATCTTTTCCGATATTCATTAAGGACTTTATTCGAGCTTACTTATATAAGCGTGTATCAGATTATATTCCTTCCTCTATAAAGGTAGGTGCAGATGCATTTTACAAAATGCTACAGGATCAATCAGATACATTTATTCTTGAGCAAAAGGATATAGGTGCTGCTGAAACTTTATTAAGTGACTATTTAAAAGGAGAAGAATCCTTATCTGATGTTCTAGACAAAATGGGAAAACTTGGAAGGAGTCAGACGGATTCTGTCACAAGTAGCCAAGTTGGGTCTGTTGAGACAATAATCCCTGACTTGGTTATGTCTCCTATGAATGTTGCCGCTGAAACTCATCAAGCACCTGCCCAGGGCTCCAATCGTGTTTTTCCCGCAATGCCGCCTATTTATCGGAGAGATACTGAAACAGATATGAAAATACTAACGGTCAATAATGCATATCCTCAGTTAAATGATTTTAACTTATTCTTATCCTTATCGAATCGATTGGGTGGCTTGACGGATTTCTTCTGGTCTGCACATACAACAAAAATTTTGTGGGCCTCCCATCGAATTGTTTACATTTTTACTAGGACGCCGGATCAAACCACGCTTTATTATGATATTGAACTAAAGGAGCCTCTAACTGAAACGAATGCAGGAGGCGACGCATTTCCTTCTACAACACTTATTACAAAGTCCAAAATTTTCATTCCGATACCAACTGTAATTCGCTCGGCGTTTGAGGTGCATGACAAGAAAAAAGAGTTTTTTATTCGCTACGACATCATTTAA
- a CDS encoding IS4 family transposase — protein sequence MDNVKPYSVVCQCLRTLQSLNFRPLLEDHRTHKLFSHTAVELHTVAQLLQLDTYDEITAQLRAHPKLQEAINIDSISSAQLSRKTNRLCTQALQGLFYELIGRIHEKTNRENGLTPQIGRLHIVDATDISLPEVLGHWARCGSRKTGVRLHVRLVVVNPKTVFPDKVVASTVNVREAKIAPDLVIDPDATYVMDRGYESSSLFQEWVTGGKRFVVRVRDRTKLYPVSGTEREHSSEAGALQILQDVDVLLNKTTTPLRLVAFQDEKGRYYRVVTTRWDLTAAEVASIYKNRWKIELFFKWIKQHLKLAKLHGSQPTSVWNQLFLSLIAFAVNLLVTLDLQTSKSPWQVLQLLRTYMFHSWEEFEREFNRPPKRPSRGKQKVDRTAGKPDPQRIILR from the coding sequence ATGGATAACGTTAAACCTTACTCGGTCGTATGTCAATGCTTACGCACGCTTCAGTCGTTAAATTTTCGTCCCTTGCTGGAGGACCATCGTACACATAAGCTATTCTCGCATACAGCTGTGGAACTTCACACGGTCGCACAATTGCTACAGCTCGATACGTACGATGAAATCACAGCGCAACTGCGCGCTCATCCTAAACTGCAGGAAGCCATCAACATCGATTCCATCAGCAGCGCCCAGCTTTCACGTAAGACTAACCGGTTGTGCACACAAGCCCTGCAAGGACTCTTCTATGAGCTTATAGGTCGAATCCATGAAAAAACGAATCGAGAAAACGGGCTTACTCCTCAAATTGGGCGGCTTCATATCGTAGACGCCACGGATATTTCCCTCCCGGAAGTACTGGGGCACTGGGCACGATGCGGTTCGCGGAAAACAGGGGTACGCCTCCATGTCCGCCTGGTTGTCGTAAATCCTAAAACGGTGTTTCCGGACAAAGTGGTCGCCTCCACAGTCAATGTGCGGGAAGCCAAGATCGCCCCCGACCTAGTCATTGACCCCGATGCGACCTATGTAATGGATCGTGGGTACGAAAGCAGCTCTCTGTTTCAGGAGTGGGTTACCGGTGGCAAACGGTTTGTGGTACGTGTACGGGATCGCACCAAGCTTTATCCTGTTAGTGGTACGGAACGTGAGCACTCGTCAGAAGCAGGAGCGCTGCAGATTCTTCAAGATGTCGATGTGCTGCTGAACAAGACCACAACTCCGTTGCGGCTTGTTGCGTTTCAAGATGAAAAGGGACGATATTACCGGGTTGTCACAACTCGATGGGATCTCACCGCGGCAGAAGTGGCGAGTATCTATAAGAATCGTTGGAAAATTGAACTGTTCTTCAAATGGATCAAACAGCACTTGAAGCTTGCGAAGCTGCATGGCAGCCAGCCGACATCCGTGTGGAACCAACTGTTTTTGTCATTGATCGCGTTTGCAGTGAATTTGTTGGTTACATTGGATTTGCAGACAAGCAAGAGCCCGTGGCAAGTGCTACAGCTTCTGCGAACGTACATGTTCCATAGCTGGGAGGAGTTTGAAAGAGAGTTCAATCGACCACCGAAACGACCATCGAGGGGGAAACAGAAGGTGGATAGAACCGCAGGCAAGCCCGACCCTCAGCGCATCATTTTGCGATAA